A window of Paremcibacter congregatus contains these coding sequences:
- a CDS encoding CynX/NimT family MFS transporter: MNKISAHTNWAAVGFLFCLGMVASAQIFKLAPALPYLRSELNLSLVAGGLLFSIINMTPALIGVGAGSLADHVGFRRSLLFGLLGLAISGLFGSLSHTVEFILLFRFFEGVSILAVVITAPAMISSITAPHQRHIALSLWSSYMPMGAALTLLMAPYLLDQMGWRTLWQISAGIAFLMAGIMYFFLHTPKIATHSKTVSGLFRRLGDVLSKPVPWLLTMPFLFFTALQGPILAWLPSFLMEQRGLSAMMAGVLTAGIILSNVGGVMMGGILLARGIPHWRLICISGILIFFGSIGLFNEHLPDIIRYGCCILTIGLTGMLPTAALSSVPQFAPTENHVGTLNGMLIQGSQTGHFVGPPLYALIVHRAGGDWGSALGLYLVFALLIFFCGLLLRRYATSE, from the coding sequence ATGAATAAAATTTCTGCACACACCAACTGGGCCGCTGTCGGTTTTCTCTTTTGTCTCGGCATGGTGGCCTCGGCGCAGATTTTTAAACTGGCTCCGGCCTTACCCTACCTCAGATCCGAACTCAATCTTAGTCTGGTGGCGGGGGGATTGCTGTTTTCCATCATTAACATGACACCGGCGTTGATCGGGGTGGGGGCGGGCAGTCTGGCGGATCATGTCGGCTTCCGGCGGTCGTTGCTCTTCGGGCTTCTGGGGTTGGCCATCTCGGGGTTGTTTGGCAGCCTTAGCCATACTGTTGAATTTATTCTGTTGTTCCGCTTTTTCGAGGGTGTCAGCATTCTTGCGGTGGTGATTACAGCTCCGGCGATGATTTCATCCATTACCGCCCCGCATCAGCGCCATATAGCGCTTAGCCTGTGGAGCAGCTATATGCCGATGGGAGCTGCCCTGACGCTTCTGATGGCGCCCTATCTGCTGGATCAGATGGGCTGGCGGACGTTATGGCAGATTTCCGCCGGGATCGCATTTTTGATGGCGGGGATAATGTATTTCTTTCTTCATACGCCAAAGATCGCCACCCACAGTAAAACCGTTAGTGGTCTGTTTCGACGGCTGGGCGATGTTCTGTCAAAACCGGTGCCCTGGTTATTGACCATGCCGTTTCTGTTCTTCACGGCGCTGCAGGGGCCGATTCTCGCCTGGTTGCCCAGTTTTCTGATGGAACAACGTGGGCTGAGCGCCATGATGGCGGGTGTTCTGACAGCGGGTATTATCCTGTCCAATGTCGGGGGAGTGATGATGGGCGGAATTCTTCTGGCGCGGGGAATCCCGCATTGGCGGCTGATTTGCATATCCGGTATCCTGATCTTCTTTGGCAGTATCGGTCTGTTTAATGAACATCTGCCGGATATTATCCGCTATGGTTGTTGTATTCTCACCATTGGCCTGACGGGCATGTTGCCGACGGCGGCTTTATCCAGTGTGCCACAATTTGCCCCGACGGAAAATCATGTGGGCACCTTGAATGGCATGCTGATTCAGGGATCGCAAACCGGCCATTTTGTTGGTCCGCCGCTCTATGCCCTGATCGTTCATCGTGCGGGTGGTGACTGGGGAAGCGCTCTCGGGCTTTATCTTGTTTTTGCACTGTTGATTTTTTTCTGTGGTCTTTTGCTGAGACGATACGCAACATCAGAGTAA
- a CDS encoding response regulator transcription factor produces MILIADDHPLFRMALTQAIGLAFEQATIKEAGSIDEVQQALEKGTPYDLLLLDLQMPGAQGFSGLIYLRGHYPEIPIVVVSGKDPDKVAAKAISHGASGFIPKSTDLPDIAAAIKTVYEGSEWVPPGITLTPHQVEDEETSIAETVASLTPQQFRVFGYLAGGMLNKQIAYEMGVAEGTVKAHVTGILKKFGAYSRSHLIIAAQKLDAEEEA; encoded by the coding sequence ATGATATTGATTGCAGACGATCATCCGTTATTTCGCATGGCATTGACCCAGGCGATCGGCCTAGCTTTCGAGCAGGCGACGATTAAAGAGGCCGGCTCTATTGATGAGGTGCAACAGGCTTTGGAAAAGGGAACGCCTTATGACCTGCTGTTGCTCGACCTGCAAATGCCCGGGGCGCAGGGATTTTCAGGTCTGATTTACCTGCGTGGCCATTACCCGGAAATTCCTATTGTTGTGGTGTCGGGTAAAGACCCGGATAAGGTGGCGGCCAAGGCCATTAGTCATGGCGCTTCCGGCTTTATACCCAAGTCCACAGATCTGCCGGATATCGCGGCGGCGATAAAAACTGTATATGAGGGATCGGAATGGGTGCCCCCGGGGATTACCTTGACCCCGCATCAGGTGGAAGACGAGGAAACCTCTATCGCGGAAACCGTGGCGAGCCTGACCCCGCAGCAGTTCCGGGTATTCGGCTATCTGGCGGGCGGCATGCTCAATAAACAAATCGCCTATGAAATGGGGGTCGCGGAGGGAACTGTCAAAGCCCATGTCACGGGAATTCTGAAAAAATTTGGCGCTTATAGCCGCAGTCATCTGATTATCGCCGCCCAGAAACTTGATGCCGAGGAAGAAGCCTAG
- a CDS encoding PAS domain-containing hybrid sensor histidine kinase/response regulator — MLQTWVIITVSLGYVGLLFAIAYWGDKRSLERPHNRYRSVIYSLTLAVYCTSWAFYGTSGQTAATGWIMAPTYLGSIIVLVLAWPFLIKMITVAKKQNITSIADFLSSRYGKSQQLAILVTLVATMGVVPYIALQLKAVSTSFNVLTGQTILDHNTGTIYLFEDTAIFVAGLMALFTILFGTRHIKSNEHHEGMMLAIAFESIVKLTAFTGVGLFITYGLFDGFGDITARIAQNDSIQAIFTEGNRHNSFLTSVVLGMTAIFCLPRQFHVLVVENSEPGDIRLTRWLFPIYLIGMSLFIFPIAAAGLLTPSAGSNQDLYILTLPLTVGRTDLALLAFIGGLSAATSMVIVGAVALSTMVSNDVVMPIILRLKWLRLDERKDISWLLLTIRRITIVAIMFLAYFYYRMVVSFDALASIGLLSMVLAAQFAPAIVGGLYWKGATHRGAMGGICIGFALWCFTLLVPLVVRAGWISPDILDNGLFGLSLLRPESLFGVQNMTPVTHGLIWSLGANVMAFVLLSRLSRHTLIEHIQAATYVDSGSQIATEPGVVIRSSAKVSDLMALGERFVGVTQARQAFSNFAAERGEALSPNQPAHDDLVLFTEHLLAGAIGSATARVVINTGLQGREIQLDDFVSIVDEASEVFQANRTLLQKSLENVNVGISVVDKDLHLVAWNKCYLDMFDYPEGFIYAGRYIGDVLAHNATQGLFGTEQIDLQIQKRLDHLSRGTKYSVERTLPNGRVIEIHGRPLPGGGFVTSYSDITTHKQAADTLLRANEILEQRVTARTGELMAAKAEAEQANISKTRFLAAASHDLLQPLNAARLFTSALTEKTTDNDIRPLINHLDSSLNAVEGLLDGLLEISKLDAGVLRPDLRDFALMDLLTDLDHEFTAIARDQGIAFKMLPTKAIVHSDPKLLRRVLQNFISNAIRYTDQGRVLVGGRISGPDRITLQVYDTGCGISEHKLDEIFIEFKQLNQKSEVNSKEQGLGLGLAIVERICRLLDHSLTVNSTPGKGSVFSIGLPLSTKKHLRKKSATAAKKTPANRLVFADLHILCIDNDPDILTGMQALLSNWGCRVTCCRALDDVAGTSANGKPDIILADYHLDKGKNGIDALNTLQIRMGGDIPGIVISADYTEDVKRQAEEHGYKFLRKPLKAAALRALINSQVIYQRPKA; from the coding sequence ATGCTGCAAACCTGGGTTATCATCACCGTCTCACTGGGCTATGTCGGACTGCTGTTCGCCATAGCCTACTGGGGGGACAAGCGGTCTCTCGAACGCCCCCATAACCGGTATCGCAGCGTGATTTACAGTCTAACGCTGGCGGTCTATTGCACGTCATGGGCTTTTTACGGCACCTCGGGTCAAACCGCCGCCACCGGCTGGATCATGGCGCCAACCTATCTGGGGTCCATCATCGTTCTTGTACTCGCCTGGCCCTTTCTGATCAAGATGATCACGGTGGCCAAGAAACAGAATATCACCTCGATCGCCGACTTTCTGTCTTCCCGTTATGGCAAGTCGCAACAACTGGCAATCTTGGTCACTCTCGTGGCGACCATGGGGGTCGTGCCCTACATCGCCCTGCAGTTAAAGGCCGTGTCAACAAGTTTCAATGTACTCACCGGTCAGACGATCCTTGATCACAATACCGGCACTATATATTTGTTTGAAGACACCGCTATCTTCGTTGCAGGCCTTATGGCGCTGTTCACCATCCTGTTCGGCACCCGCCACATCAAATCCAACGAACATCACGAAGGCATGATGCTGGCCATCGCCTTTGAATCAATCGTCAAGCTCACCGCTTTCACCGGGGTCGGACTTTTTATCACCTACGGTTTGTTCGACGGATTCGGGGATATTACCGCCCGCATTGCACAGAATGACTCTATTCAGGCGATCTTCACCGAGGGCAACCGCCACAACAGCTTCCTGACCTCCGTCGTACTCGGCATGACGGCAATTTTCTGCCTGCCGCGCCAGTTCCATGTGCTGGTGGTGGAAAATTCTGAACCGGGTGATATTCGCCTGACCCGCTGGCTGTTCCCCATTTACCTGATTGGCATGAGCCTGTTTATCTTTCCCATAGCCGCAGCCGGTCTGCTCACCCCGTCAGCGGGCAGTAATCAGGATCTCTATATCCTCACCCTGCCGCTTACCGTTGGCCGCACCGATCTCGCTTTGCTCGCCTTTATCGGCGGCCTGTCCGCCGCCACCAGCATGGTGATCGTCGGCGCCGTGGCGTTGAGCACCATGGTGTCCAACGATGTGGTCATGCCGATTATCCTGCGGTTGAAATGGTTGCGGCTTGACGAACGTAAGGACATCAGCTGGCTGTTGCTTACCATTCGCCGGATCACCATCGTCGCCATCATGTTTCTCGCCTATTTTTATTACCGCATGGTGGTCAGCTTTGACGCCCTTGCCTCCATAGGACTGCTGTCTATGGTTCTGGCGGCCCAATTCGCCCCGGCAATCGTCGGCGGGCTTTACTGGAAGGGCGCGACCCATCGCGGCGCCATGGGGGGCATTTGCATCGGCTTTGCTCTTTGGTGCTTCACATTACTGGTGCCTCTCGTGGTCCGGGCCGGATGGATTTCCCCGGATATCCTTGACAATGGCCTGTTCGGCCTCAGCCTGCTCAGGCCGGAAAGCCTGTTTGGCGTACAAAATATGACCCCCGTCACCCACGGCCTGATCTGGAGCCTTGGCGCCAATGTTATGGCGTTTGTTTTGCTGTCCCGATTGAGCCGTCACACTCTGATCGAACATATTCAAGCCGCCACCTACGTCGACAGCGGATCACAAATTGCCACAGAACCCGGGGTCGTCATCCGCTCTTCCGCCAAAGTGTCCGACCTGATGGCGCTTGGGGAACGTTTTGTTGGCGTTACCCAAGCGCGGCAGGCCTTTTCCAATTTCGCCGCTGAACGGGGGGAAGCTCTCTCGCCCAATCAACCGGCCCATGATGATCTGGTCCTGTTTACCGAACATCTGCTCGCCGGCGCCATCGGCTCCGCCACAGCCCGTGTAGTCATTAATACCGGTCTGCAGGGCCGCGAGATTCAACTGGATGATTTTGTTTCCATCGTTGACGAGGCTTCGGAAGTTTTTCAGGCCAACCGTACTCTGCTGCAAAAGTCCCTGGAAAATGTCAATGTCGGCATCAGCGTAGTGGACAAGGACCTGCATCTGGTAGCCTGGAACAAATGTTATCTTGATATGTTTGATTATCCGGAAGGTTTTATTTATGCCGGGCGATATATTGGCGATGTTCTGGCCCATAACGCCACCCAGGGCCTGTTTGGCACGGAACAGATTGATCTGCAAATTCAAAAACGCCTTGATCATTTAAGCCGTGGTACCAAATACAGTGTCGAGCGCACCCTGCCCAACGGCCGTGTGATTGAAATTCATGGACGCCCCCTGCCCGGTGGCGGATTCGTTACCAGCTATTCCGACATTACGACCCATAAACAGGCCGCCGATACCCTGTTGCGGGCCAATGAAATCCTTGAACAACGGGTCACGGCCCGCACTGGCGAACTTATGGCCGCCAAGGCCGAGGCGGAACAGGCCAATATCAGCAAGACCCGCTTCCTTGCCGCCGCCAGTCATGACCTTCTGCAACCCCTGAATGCCGCCCGGCTGTTCACCTCGGCCCTGACAGAAAAGACAACCGATAACGACATACGGCCGTTGATCAATCATCTGGACAGCAGCCTGAATGCAGTGGAAGGTCTGCTTGACGGTCTGCTGGAAATTTCAAAGCTGGACGCCGGGGTTCTCCGGCCTGATCTTCGTGATTTCGCCCTGATGGATCTGCTGACCGACCTGGACCATGAATTTACCGCCATCGCCCGCGATCAGGGCATTGCATTCAAGATGCTGCCCACCAAGGCCATCGTCCATAGCGACCCGAAACTGTTGCGTCGGGTACTGCAGAATTTTATCAGCAATGCCATTCGGTATACAGATCAGGGCCGGGTTCTGGTGGGGGGCCGCATCAGCGGCCCTGACCGTATCACCCTGCAGGTGTATGATACGGGATGTGGGATATCCGAGCATAAGCTCGACGAAATATTCATAGAATTCAAGCAGTTGAACCAGAAAAGTGAAGTCAATTCTAAGGAACAGGGCCTCGGCCTCGGCCTTGCCATTGTTGAACGCATATGCCGCTTACTTGATCATTCCCTGACGGTGAATTCGACCCCGGGGAAAGGGTCCGTATTTAGCATAGGCCTGCCGCTGTCGACAAAAAAACACCTGCGGAAGAAATCAGCTACAGCGGCGAAAAAAACACCCGCCAACCGACTGGTCTTCGCCGACCTGCATATTCTATGCATTGACAATGACCCGGACATCCTCACCGGGATGCAGGCGTTACTGTCCAATTGGGGGTGCCGTGTCACCTGCTGCCGCGCCCTTGATGATGTGGCAGGAACTTCGGCAAACGGCAAGCCGGATATCATATTGGCTGACTATCATCTGGATAAGGGAAAGAATGGCATAGACGCCCTGAACACCCTGCAAATCAGAATGGGGGGCGATATTCCCGGCATCGTCATTTCCGCCGATTATACCGAAGATGTCAAACGGCAGGCAGAGGAGCATGGCTACAAGTTTCTCAGGAAGCCGTTAAAGGCCGCCGCATTGCGCGCCCTGATTAACAGCCAGGTCATCTACCAGAGGCCCAAGGCCTAG
- a CDS encoding 3-hydroxybutyrate oligomer hydrolase family protein, with protein sequence MTNRFFGLALTGVTALGLTACAAEKESSIAQSVAPDFLVGELVRTAYDGQSDDLLTGGLGLEGLQSPTPPGFHNPDAPTVEELRRYAIYTNYRALIDTSTAGGFGRIYGPNVGNSDPSGKVAGTEYLSFMKLSPAHQNVTLMVQIPASFNNEKPCLITGPSSGSRGIYGAIGTTGEWALKKGCAIAYTDKGTGTGFHHLTAGKVYDLQGRLIDAVTAGDRSSFTVPLTPELKAYNEEFPHRVAVQHAHSGLNDEKNWGQYVLSSIKFAFYVLNKERGDGAVLFTPENTLVISSSISQGGNSSLMAAEQDTEGLIDAVAVAEPNLPMPQGSDFAIQMGDQPPFRGHSKHLYDYSTFLNLYQPCAVLTETALNAPFGAGANPAAKQLLEGHCGLLKARGLLDADSTEGQIAESAAKIREMGVLDETLDLGPINVAIKLWASISADYGNAYGRFSALDNLCGLSYAKMSPTGQAVAETEAEMAALFAQSGGIAPVASLTFAPTELKLPIDFGLCYRNLVTGNSPDAQRVQKGMAETHHTANLQGKPAIIVHGQADALIHVNHSSRAYLGLNHLVEGAESQLHYYEIANAHHFDAFNAFPGFNNRYVPLHHYFSTTLDLMYNHMTKGTPLPDSQVIWTKRRATDTAGKVEDLTEEHLTGILQTVDKSRIKIEQGIVKIPVQ encoded by the coding sequence ATGACAAATCGTTTTTTTGGATTAGCCCTGACCGGGGTCACTGCGCTCGGCCTTACCGCATGTGCTGCCGAGAAAGAAAGCAGCATCGCGCAATCAGTCGCCCCGGACTTTCTGGTCGGCGAGTTGGTGCGCACTGCCTATGATGGACAAAGTGATGACCTGCTCACCGGCGGGCTTGGCCTTGAAGGTTTGCAATCCCCGACACCACCCGGCTTTCACAACCCGGACGCGCCGACCGTGGAGGAACTGCGCCGGTATGCCATCTATACCAACTACCGCGCCCTGATCGACACGTCGACGGCGGGTGGATTTGGCCGGATTTACGGCCCCAACGTGGGCAACAGTGACCCCAGTGGCAAAGTCGCCGGCACAGAATACCTTAGCTTTATGAAACTCAGCCCCGCCCATCAGAATGTCACTCTGATGGTGCAAATCCCCGCCAGTTTCAATAATGAAAAGCCCTGCCTGATCACCGGCCCCTCTTCCGGGTCACGCGGCATCTACGGCGCGATCGGCACCACCGGCGAATGGGCTCTGAAGAAAGGCTGCGCCATTGCCTATACTGACAAGGGAACCGGCACCGGCTTTCATCATCTGACCGCCGGCAAGGTCTATGATCTGCAGGGACGCCTGATCGATGCCGTTACCGCCGGGGACCGGTCAAGTTTTACCGTCCCCCTGACCCCGGAGCTAAAGGCCTATAACGAGGAATTTCCTCATCGCGTTGCGGTGCAACACGCGCATTCCGGCCTTAATGATGAAAAAAACTGGGGCCAGTATGTCCTCTCCTCAATCAAATTCGCCTTTTATGTTCTGAACAAGGAACGCGGCGACGGGGCGGTCTTGTTCACCCCGGAGAATACCCTGGTGATCAGTTCAAGCATTTCCCAAGGGGGCAACAGTTCCCTGATGGCTGCAGAGCAGGATACGGAAGGTCTGATTGATGCTGTTGCCGTGGCCGAGCCCAATCTGCCCATGCCCCAGGGCAGCGATTTCGCCATTCAGATGGGTGACCAGCCCCCCTTCCGCGGGCATAGTAAACACCTTTATGATTACAGTACGTTTCTCAACCTTTATCAGCCCTGCGCGGTGCTGACTGAAACAGCCCTGAACGCACCGTTTGGCGCGGGCGCAAATCCGGCTGCCAAACAACTTCTTGAAGGTCATTGCGGCCTGCTCAAAGCCCGCGGCCTTCTCGACGCGGACAGCACAGAGGGGCAAATAGCAGAATCCGCCGCCAAAATCCGTGAAATGGGCGTGCTGGATGAAACCCTCGATCTTGGCCCGATCAATGTCGCCATCAAACTTTGGGCCTCAATTTCGGCAGATTATGGCAATGCGTATGGCCGTTTCTCCGCTCTCGACAATCTGTGTGGCTTGAGTTACGCCAAAATGTCGCCAACGGGCCAGGCTGTGGCCGAAACCGAGGCCGAGATGGCGGCTCTCTTTGCCCAATCCGGCGGTATTGCCCCGGTAGCTTCCCTCACCTTCGCGCCGACAGAACTGAAACTGCCGATAGATTTTGGTCTGTGTTACAGAAATCTGGTAACCGGCAACAGCCCCGACGCACAACGCGTGCAAAAGGGCATGGCGGAAACGCACCATACCGCCAATCTGCAGGGCAAGCCGGCAATTATCGTCCACGGACAGGCGGATGCACTCATCCACGTCAACCACAGTTCCCGCGCTTATCTGGGCCTTAACCACCTGGTGGAAGGCGCCGAAAGCCAATTGCATTATTACGAAATTGCCAACGCGCATCATTTTGACGCCTTCAACGCCTTCCCCGGATTTAACAATCGTTATGTGCCCCTGCATCACTATTTCTCGACAACGCTGGATCTGATGTATAACCATATGACCAAAGGTACACCGCTGCCGGACAGTCAGGTGATCTGGACCAAAAGGCGCGCCACGGACACCGCGGGCAAAGTTGAAGACCTCACAGAAGAACATCTGACCGGAATTTTGCAGACAGTGGACAAGTCCCGCATTAAGATCGAACAGGGAATCGTCAAGATCCCCGTTCAATAG
- a CDS encoding GntP family permease, whose translation MSEPLSMIGLIGGLLLLIILTIRGVNVMIAGPLSALFVALMSGLALFPQWADPGQADYVASYMQGFSGFIFSWFPIFILGAIFGKVMEDCGAADSISHWIVGKLGMTHAVFAIVAACAVMTYGGVSLFVVAFSVYPMALSLFKQANLPRRFIPAALAFGSVTFTMTSAGSPEIQNVIPIKFLGTTLYSGWQVSIVVAIFMASFGFWWLKRMIRKAVENGEAYDERENDPIIVQNGTLPNPFLSMVPLILVLGVAFAFHDSLKQSALLIALSAGVLSTIIFNWKLFKNLEGALSTGTAGALIAIGNTAAVVGFGTVAKASPAFGVVVEAMTSLPGHELIGAAVAVSVIAGLTGSASGGQSIALPVLAPHYLDLGVDPDALHRVVAISSGALDSLPHNGYVVTTIRAICGEKHKDAYGPLAALTVIVPVLGVIMAIALFLI comes from the coding sequence ATGAGTGAACCATTAAGTATGATTGGCCTGATCGGTGGCCTGCTCCTCCTTATTATTTTGACCATTCGCGGGGTCAATGTAATGATCGCCGGGCCTTTGTCGGCCCTGTTTGTCGCACTGATGAGCGGCCTTGCGCTTTTTCCGCAATGGGCCGACCCGGGGCAGGCTGACTATGTGGCGAGCTACATGCAGGGCTTTTCAGGCTTTATCTTCTCCTGGTTCCCGATCTTTATCCTCGGCGCCATATTCGGCAAGGTCATGGAAGACTGCGGGGCGGCCGACAGCATATCCCACTGGATCGTCGGCAAGCTCGGCATGACCCATGCGGTATTCGCCATTGTCGCGGCCTGCGCCGTGATGACATACGGTGGTGTCAGTCTTTTTGTCGTGGCTTTTTCCGTCTACCCTATGGCGCTCAGCCTGTTTAAACAAGCCAACCTCCCCCGCCGTTTCATACCTGCGGCCCTGGCCTTTGGCTCCGTCACCTTCACCATGACGTCCGCCGGATCACCGGAAATCCAGAACGTGATTCCGATCAAATTCCTCGGCACGACGCTTTATTCCGGCTGGCAGGTCAGCATCGTCGTGGCAATTTTTATGGCGAGCTTTGGATTCTGGTGGCTGAAACGCATGATCCGCAAGGCCGTAGAAAATGGCGAAGCCTATGATGAGCGGGAAAATGACCCGATCATTGTGCAAAACGGTACCTTACCCAATCCTTTTCTCAGCATGGTGCCATTGATCCTGGTGCTCGGCGTGGCCTTCGCCTTCCATGACAGCCTCAAGCAATCCGCGCTGCTAATCGCACTGAGCGCCGGGGTGTTGAGCACCATCATCTTCAACTGGAAACTGTTCAAAAATCTCGAAGGCGCGTTATCCACCGGCACCGCCGGTGCGTTGATCGCCATTGGCAATACCGCCGCCGTAGTGGGTTTCGGCACCGTCGCCAAGGCGTCCCCGGCTTTCGGCGTTGTCGTCGAGGCCATGACCAGCTTGCCGGGCCACGAACTCATCGGCGCCGCTGTTGCGGTCAGTGTCATTGCCGGTCTTACCGGGTCCGCGTCTGGTGGTCAGTCCATCGCCCTGCCGGTTCTCGCACCGCATTATCTGGACCTCGGGGTTGACCCTGACGCCCTGCATCGGGTGGTTGCCATTTCGTCAGGCGCGCTCGACAGCCTGCCTCACAATGGCTATGTGGTCACCACCATCCGCGCCATCTGCGGCGAAAAGCATAAAGACGCCTACGGCCCCCTTGCAGCACTGACGGTAATTGTGCCAGTGTTAGGGGTCATCATGGCCATTGCATTGTTTTTGATATAA